A segment of the Lactobacillus sp. ESL0700 genome:
CAAAAAGTATGAATATCACGGCTCAGATCTAATTAAGCAAGACTATTACAGCATCAAGGAAAAGAAAAAATTCAAATACAATTTATATGGTTACTCCTATAAATTATCTGAATTTAAGCCAAACCGAAATAATTTTTCAGGATATAGTTGGCCTGACAAAAATTATATTTCATATGCCGTTAATGGTACTCCAAGACAAAAAGCTCTGACTAATGATTGTGCACGTAGGATCAATAAATTACACGTAGTGAAATTAACACCTAATGATATTAATCCTGATATCAAAGTGCATTTTGTCGATCAATCAAAGATTGACGCTGAATGGCACAATGCAACCAATTATTCTACGTCAGACAATTGTATTTTAGGTTTAACAGTGCCTGGTTATGCATCATTCAAACCAAACCGCTATGCTAGCCAAACTCTAAATCATGTCGACATTTATGTTAACAAGAATGAAAAGCAAATTGCTAAACACTTTAATACAAAAGAAACTTGGCAAACTGATTATGAAAATGAAGCCATCTTAATTCACGAATTTGGACATGCGTTAGGTTTAGACCACAGCAAAACACCCTCAGACTTAATGAGCTCTGATAATGGTGATGATTGCCAAATAAACATCTTAAATCATACGCAAATCATCGATCAAGATTTTTTTGATCGTCTAAAAACACTATACACAAATTAAGGAGTGCGACCTAGTGAAATTATTAAAGAACATCTTATCTGCAGTAACAGTATTTTTATTACTTTTTGAAATTAGTTCCCCTGTTTCCGCTGCGAAAGCTAGAATGTATGAATATAACGGCTCAGATCTAATTAAGCAAGACTATTACAACATTAAGCAAACGAAAAAATTCAAATATAATTTACGCGGAAAACAGGCTTATAACGCAGCAGCTTTTACGCCACAGCGTAATAATCTCTTAGGTTACAGTTGGCCTGATAAAAACAATATCACCTATACTACAGATGGTACTGCACGCCAAGCAGCTCTTACAGATGATTCTGTGCAACGTATTAACAGCATGAATGTTGTTAAATTAACACCTACAACAAATAACCCAGATATTACCGTCCATTATGTTAGTCAAGAAAAGATCAATAGCTTTAATACTGATCCTAATCATGACCCACATATCTCAGCTTTAGGTCTAACTATCTACGGTAATGTCTGGTTGACGGCTAATAAATACGCCCCAGAAACTTTTATTCACGTTAATGTTTATGTTAACAAAGATGAAAACCATTTAAGCAATAGTTTAAACAGTAACCTTAAATGGCGTCTAGATTATCGTAATGAATCAATCATTATTCATGAATTTGGACATGCACTAGGCCTGGATCATACTAGTGGTTATTCAAACTTAATGTCTTCAAGTAACTATCAATTTAGTCAAACCGCAACTAAAAATCATACGCAAATCTTAGACCAAGATTTTTACAATCGCTTGAAAACACTTTATACAGCAAAATAACCGAAGTCTGACCAATCAGTGAATGCCAGAAAGCTAATATTTCCGGACAATATTAGCTACAAGATTGTTACTACAAAACACTATACATTTACGATATTTTCATAAACAATATAATTAATATATAACAAAATTAATCCAATTGCAAGTAACTTTTAAAAAATTATCTACTGCTTATTTGCTATTTACAATTATGCCCTTGCTGTTAAGCCATTTCTGCAAAAAATAATTTATTTAAATAATGTTTTTATTTACAGATGATACGCTTACTTAGCGGCTATACTTACTTTTAGTAAGCCTATAATCTACATCTTCATTATATTACCTTGATGTACAATTACTATCTTTAATAGTAATTGTACATTTTTTGTCTCAACAGTGCAATGCGAGATTTTGCATTTAGCAAATGTAATAGTTGGTATCAATCAAGCTCTATCAAAAATACATTTGAGTATATGCATAGTTGAACACAAAAATCGTTAGTGCTATCGCAAGAGTCTAAAAAAATCAAAAGAGAATATTAACTAAACAGGCCATCCACTCTGATGGTCTTTTTTTACGTCAAAAATTACTATTGAACAAGTCGCTTCTCAGCCAAAAAAAGCATTACTAGGCAATAAACTATCATTAATAATGTCACAATCCCTGTAACTGCTAAACTAACATTAGTAACTGGGCCATTATGCAAAAAGTCTGCTGGTGAATAACTTATGTTATTCGGTAACTTGATAAATGAATTTAACACGAAGATTGCAATTTGCAATATCAGGCTTGAGCATAGGGCTACAAAGCGATTACTAATCCAAATTGACGTAACCATCACAAAAACGGCAAATAATCCGCCCCAAATGCCAGCAAATAAAATCGCTAGTACTGAATGGACAAATGGATGGGTGTAATATAACGAAACAAAAAATGTATTGATGTTAATAATTAGGGCTCTACCATTTAACAAATTGTCTGGCTTAATATTTGGCAGACGCAGCAGCCATAAAGTTAAATTTACAAGTAAAGGCAGTGCAATTACTACAAAGCCAGAGATAAAAGCAGTAAATATATATTTGCCTAACACACTTTGCAAAGTATTAGTCAATTTAAATTTAGCCAGTAAGCCACTGTCTTGATCCTCTTTTAACATTATTCCTGCGGGTAAACTGGCAATTAGCGGTAATAAAATAAAAAAGATAGTCGAAGTAAAACTAAACGGATCAATCCCCAGCCAGCGTGTATATGGCGTATCTTCAACTGGAATTTGTCCCTGTAATAAAAACTGTGCTATGCAGACTAACAACCCAATAGCCAAGGCCAGCAGTAACCAGCGTTTATTCAAACGCGAATATAAAAATTTCATTCTACTTACCTCATTCTAGTAATAACGAATATTTAACGTAATGATCCTGAACCGGGATTAAAAAACTAAAGCGCGTTTTTGCAGAACGTTGATCATAAGTTTCTCTCGGCACTGAAAAGTACAGGGTATATTTCTGCTTTTCCTGAAGATGTTTTTTCAAATAATTATAACCAACTCGTTTGCCATTTTGATTTAGCAGATAATCACACTGATTACTGATCCCATACGGAACATTTAAATACATATTATCCCGAAAATCTGGATCATGATGCTTCTGACCATAATTAGCTGTCCCCGTTTGCTTAAGTGACAAGTTAATTTGAGCACTAACGTCATTTTTAGTCTGCGTCAATTTTGTATGATGAACAACAAATTCAACAGCATGCGCATGCACTAATTCATTCTGCTTGAAAAACCGTTCTTGTATCACTCCTCGCTCTACTGGATGGGCATTAATCTGCTGGTAGCGAAAATATCCGATTAAGCCAACGATAATTATAAATAGAACAGTTAAACTACATTTAATTTTCCTGCTTTTCATTGATAATCGTTCCCTCTTTAATAATCAACTGTTTAGTTGCCACCTGCTCAATAAAATCTCGATCGTGCGAAGCGATAATAAAAGTTGATCCTGTCGAATTATACTTTTTAATAATGTCAATCAGCTTGGCAACACTTTTTTCATCTAAAGCATTCGTTGGCTCATCTAACACAATTAATGGATACTTGCCAAGAAGAGCTTGCGCAATACCTAGCTTTTGCTTCATCCCTAAAGAAAACTTTTTTACCTTTTGTTTGGGAAACTTGTCCAAGTCAAAGTAGCTCAATAATTCAATAATCTGTTCATCTTGGATATTTTTATCTAATTTAGCGAGTAAATCCATGTTTTGATAAGCAGTAAAATTTTCAATTAAACTCGGGTTTTCAATTAAAATCCCCGCCTTAACTGGATATGGCTCTTCAACTTTTACTTGTTGATCATTAACAAATATTTGGCCAGTAGTCCTAATTAAACCTAAGATTGCCTTTAAAACTAAGGTCTTACCTGAGCCATTAATGCCCTCAAGCACAGTAATACTATTCTGTTCAATCTCAGCATTAACATCGTGCAAAAGTAGCCTGCTCTTAACCTCTTTACCAACCTGTTCTAACTTAATGTAACTCATCTAATTCTCCTTAACTCAATCTAGTAAACCGATCACTAACTAAATAAATAACGCTGGCAGCTAAAATTAATAATATTAGTTCAAAAAAGTTTGTAGTATTTACTCGAGCAAGCATTAAACTATTTAGCGGATTATTAAGCCAAGCTGTATATGCTGTAATAATTAAAAGACAAAGTGGAATTACGATGCCAATTACTGAATTAAAACAACTTATTATTGCTTGCAACAATAGTAAAAAGTAACTTCCTAGGCAATTGATTAAAAATAATAGCAATACTGCCTGAATACCAATGTAATTACCTACTCTTAATGTCAGCAATTTAAATAATTGCCCACATACTGATAAGACCAGCACAGTGATGCCGCTATATCCTAGCGCAATAATTGCCAGCAAAATAAAATTTATCTGGACAAATTTACGTGGGGCAAATTGTAATCCTCGTAAATGTAGCGTTCGCGATTGCCATAGTTCCTGTAAGCTATTCAATAAGATAAGCAATGGAATTGAAAAATATGCAAACCACAGTACAGGCAATTGAACTTGATGTTGAAATACTTGGATAAATGAAACTCCTTGAAAGAAAGCAGTAAAAGCAGATTCGCGTGGATTGCCCACAAGTTGAATGCTAATCATTACAATTGCCAAACTAATAAACATTAGCCATGCTAAACAGCGATAACGAATTATTTGCCAAAAGTAGAGCAACTGGTTCCAAAATAAGCTCATCATTAAAAGTCCCTCTTTTCAATAACTGCCATTAGTAGCGCTGCTAAAATACACAAAATGCCAAGCATTATCGGTATCCCAGCAAAAGCAATTTTCACAAAATTGGGCGCAATAAAATCATAAAACAAAGAAACATGGTTAGATATATTAAGACTAAAGGAAGCACCATTAATAATGAACACAATAAAAAACGCGACTATTTTGTTTTTAAAATAAAGATATAAAGTAGTTACCAGTAATCCGAAGACATAGCAACTTAACCACAGGTAAACACTACGGAAAAGTAAAGTTACCAAAATATGACTTAATAAACCAAAAGTATTAGTTAACCCAACAACTAAAAAATTGCCAATCAGCCAAAATAAAATCATTACTAGCCAAATTAGTGTAACCCGATAGATTACCTGCATGAATAATATTTTTCTTGTTTGGCACCGTAAAACATCATTAATGCGCAAATTGGTTGTCGCTAACACTGAAATTAATAATGTCGGTACTAGCGCAATACAAATTGTAAAGCGTGGCAAAACTGCGTTCATCAAGCCATAATCTGAATAACCATTTAGTTGTAAATTAGCATACGTAGATAATGCAATTAACAACGTTATCAAGCCACATAATATGTATTGTTTTAAATACGCTCGATTTAATAAAGTCTGCTGTTTTAAGAAATTAGCATGCATATCTTTTTCTTTCTTGATTTCTATAATGTGTATCAATTCTTTAAAATTTAAGCACGAGAAGAGCAACCTCTCGTTCTTAAATTTTATTATAATCTATTTACAATATAAATTATATATATTATTAGTAGTTACAGCTATATTAAAAAGATTAATTAACATAGAAGGCTTAAGTTTGCCTTATTTAAAATTGCTTTTTTAAACAAGTCGATTAACAAATAATCTTATTCCTAATAAAAGCGTAAAAATTACTATTCCTTGTACACTAAGAGAATGCTGATAATTCGGCCAAAAGGTAATAATCAGCCAAATAAAAGTCATTATCGTCAACATTATTATTGAACCAATTATATTACTGCTATTAAAAGCGATAATATGCACTAACACAAAGATCAATAAATATTGCCAAACATAAGGTACAACATTAACTACGAAATTCCTTAAATTTGGCTGTCGTATCATCACTAAGTCACTAATTGAATCCAAGTTGCTCCGTGGTAACCAGATAGATAAGTAATCAAAAAGTAATGTGTTGGCTGACAACAATGAAAAGATCAATGGTTTATCGACCCAGGCAAAGCTAAGTTGCCAAAGCTTTTTAGAAGATAAATATGCAGTCCAATTCTCACGAGCTAAAAAAATTAATAAGCCTGTCACAACCGCATAAATTAAAAAAGATGATTTTTTATTCATCACTAATTACACCATTTTGTAATTTTAAATATCTATCATATTTAATTTCTGAAATTTGATCATGACTAGCTACAATCACTGTCTTATTTTCGTGTTTTAATTTTGCGAGTAAAGCTACAAATTGACCAATACCATCTTGGTCAATTCCTCTAGTTGGCTCATCAAGTAAAATGATATTTTGTTCTTCCATTACAGCTTGAATAATACCAACCTTCTGTCGCATACCGACAGAATATTTAGTAATAGCTTGTTCGTCATCTGGATCAAGTTCAAAATATTTGAGTAATGCCCGCACTCTTT
Coding sequences within it:
- a CDS encoding matrixin family metalloprotease, which produces MKVLKRLTSLTPLFLLFTCNHTAVAAKAKKYEYHGSDLIKQDYYSIKEKKKFKYNLYGYSYKLSEFKPNRNNFSGYSWPDKNYISYAVNGTPRQKALTNDCARRINKLHVVKLTPNDINPDIKVHFVDQSKIDAEWHNATNYSTSDNCILGLTVPGYASFKPNRYASQTLNHVDIYVNKNEKQIAKHFNTKETWQTDYENEAILIHEFGHALGLDHSKTPSDLMSSDNGDDCQINILNHTQIIDQDFFDRLKTLYTN
- a CDS encoding matrixin family metalloprotease codes for the protein MYEYNGSDLIKQDYYNIKQTKKFKYNLRGKQAYNAAAFTPQRNNLLGYSWPDKNNITYTTDGTARQAALTDDSVQRINSMNVVKLTPTTNNPDITVHYVSQEKINSFNTDPNHDPHISALGLTIYGNVWLTANKYAPETFIHVNVYVNKDENHLSNSLNSNLKWRLDYRNESIIIHEFGHALGLDHTSGYSNLMSSSNYQFSQTATKNHTQILDQDFYNRLKTLYTAK
- a CDS encoding ATP-binding cassette domain-containing protein — translated: MSYIKLEQVGKEVKSRLLLHDVNAEIEQNSITVLEGINGSGKTLVLKAILGLIRTTGQIFVNDQQVKVEEPYPVKAGILIENPSLIENFTAYQNMDLLAKLDKNIQDEQIIELLSYFDLDKFPKQKVKKFSLGMKQKLGIAQALLGKYPLIVLDEPTNALDEKSVAKLIDIIKKYNSTGSTFIIASHDRDFIEQVATKQLIIKEGTIINEKQEN
- a CDS encoding rhodopsin, which produces MMSLFWNQLLYFWQIIRYRCLAWLMFISLAIVMISIQLVGNPRESAFTAFFQGVSFIQVFQHQVQLPVLWFAYFSIPLLILLNSLQELWQSRTLHLRGLQFAPRKFVQINFILLAIIALGYSGITVLVLSVCGQLFKLLTLRVGNYIGIQAVLLLFLINCLGSYFLLLLQAIISCFNSVIGIVIPLCLLIITAYTAWLNNPLNSLMLARVNTTNFFELILLILAASVIYLVSDRFTRLS
- a CDS encoding ABC transporter ATP-binding protein produces the protein MLQLTHIKKSFKQKQVLQDVTMTANAGELVHISGINGSGKSTIFKIITGLLKADGGNVTIDKDDLIGALIENPVFLEYESAMTNLHFLANLNHRFNEERVRALLKYFELDPDDEQAITKYSVGMRQKVGIIQAVMEEQNIILLDEPTRGIDQDGIGQFVALLAKLKHENKTVIVASHDQISEIKYDRYLKLQNGVISDE